In Dermochelys coriacea isolate rDerCor1 chromosome 16, rDerCor1.pri.v4, whole genome shotgun sequence, one genomic interval encodes:
- the AK1 gene encoding adenylate kinase isoenzyme 1 isoform X1, with protein MTLRGTRKCLALLDSPYGADREHPQEEDEEGQTEELLCPDLLRMATEKLKNSKIIFVVGGPGSGKGTQCEKIVQKYGYTHLSTGDLLRAEVNSGSERGKKLSAIMEKGELVPLDTVLDMLRDAMVAKADVSKGFLIDGYPREVKQGVEFEKKISPPTLLLYVDAGKDTMVKRLLKRGETSGRVDDNEETIKKRLDTYYKATEPVIAFYEKSGIVRKLNAEGSVDDVFIQVCTHLDALK; from the exons ATGACTCTGAGAGGAACACGGAAATGC TTGGCTCTGTTAGACTCGCCTTATGGTGCAGACAGAGAACATCCTCAGGAGGAAGATGAGGAAGGGCAG ACTGAAGAGCTTCTTTGCCCAGATCTTCTCAGGATGGCAACAG AAAAACTGAAGAACAGCAAAATCATCTTTGTGGTGG GTGGGCCCGGCTCAGGGAAAGGGACCCAATGTGAGAAGATTGTCCAGAAGTATGGCTACACCCACCTGTCCACTGGTGACCTCCTGAGGGCAGAGGTCAACTCTGGCTCGGAGAGAGGCAAGAAGCTCTCTGCCATCATGGAGAAGGGAGAGCTGGTGCCCCTG gacACGGTGCTTGATATGCTGCGAGACGCCATGGTGGCCAAGGCAGATGTCTCCAAGGGGTTCCTGATTGACGGCTACCCCCGAGAGGTGAAGCAAGGCGTGGAGTTTGAGAAGAAG ATCAGCCCCCCAACGCTGCTGCTCTACGTGGATGCAGGGAAGGACACCATGGTCAAGCGTTTGTTGAAACGGGGTGAGACCAGCGGGCGGGTGGATGACAATGAGGAAACGATCAAGAAGCGCCTGGACACTTACTACAAGGCCACTGAGCCGGTCATCGCATTCTACGAGAAAAGTGGGATCGTCCGGAAG CTGAATGCAGAAGGCTCTGTGGACGACGTGTTCATACAGGTCTGCACTCATCTGGATGCCCTGAAGTAA
- the AK1 gene encoding adenylate kinase isoenzyme 1 isoform X2, protein MRSPQLALLDSPYGADREHPQEEDEEGQTEELLCPDLLRMATEKLKNSKIIFVVGGPGSGKGTQCEKIVQKYGYTHLSTGDLLRAEVNSGSERGKKLSAIMEKGELVPLDTVLDMLRDAMVAKADVSKGFLIDGYPREVKQGVEFEKKISPPTLLLYVDAGKDTMVKRLLKRGETSGRVDDNEETIKKRLDTYYKATEPVIAFYEKSGIVRKLNAEGSVDDVFIQVCTHLDALK, encoded by the exons ATGC GGTCTCCGCAGTTGGCTCTGTTAGACTCGCCTTATGGTGCAGACAGAGAACATCCTCAGGAGGAAGATGAGGAAGGGCAG ACTGAAGAGCTTCTTTGCCCAGATCTTCTCAGGATGGCAACAG AAAAACTGAAGAACAGCAAAATCATCTTTGTGGTGG GTGGGCCCGGCTCAGGGAAAGGGACCCAATGTGAGAAGATTGTCCAGAAGTATGGCTACACCCACCTGTCCACTGGTGACCTCCTGAGGGCAGAGGTCAACTCTGGCTCGGAGAGAGGCAAGAAGCTCTCTGCCATCATGGAGAAGGGAGAGCTGGTGCCCCTG gacACGGTGCTTGATATGCTGCGAGACGCCATGGTGGCCAAGGCAGATGTCTCCAAGGGGTTCCTGATTGACGGCTACCCCCGAGAGGTGAAGCAAGGCGTGGAGTTTGAGAAGAAG ATCAGCCCCCCAACGCTGCTGCTCTACGTGGATGCAGGGAAGGACACCATGGTCAAGCGTTTGTTGAAACGGGGTGAGACCAGCGGGCGGGTGGATGACAATGAGGAAACGATCAAGAAGCGCCTGGACACTTACTACAAGGCCACTGAGCCGGTCATCGCATTCTACGAGAAAAGTGGGATCGTCCGGAAG CTGAATGCAGAAGGCTCTGTGGACGACGTGTTCATACAGGTCTGCACTCATCTGGATGCCCTGAAGTAA
- the AK1 gene encoding adenylate kinase isoenzyme 1 isoform X4: MCLTIPTFPHTQTEELLCPDLLRMATEKLKNSKIIFVVGGPGSGKGTQCEKIVQKYGYTHLSTGDLLRAEVNSGSERGKKLSAIMEKGELVPLDTVLDMLRDAMVAKADVSKGFLIDGYPREVKQGVEFEKKISPPTLLLYVDAGKDTMVKRLLKRGETSGRVDDNEETIKKRLDTYYKATEPVIAFYEKSGIVRKLNAEGSVDDVFIQVCTHLDALK, encoded by the exons atgtgcttGACAATACCTaccttcccccacacccag ACTGAAGAGCTTCTTTGCCCAGATCTTCTCAGGATGGCAACAG AAAAACTGAAGAACAGCAAAATCATCTTTGTGGTGG GTGGGCCCGGCTCAGGGAAAGGGACCCAATGTGAGAAGATTGTCCAGAAGTATGGCTACACCCACCTGTCCACTGGTGACCTCCTGAGGGCAGAGGTCAACTCTGGCTCGGAGAGAGGCAAGAAGCTCTCTGCCATCATGGAGAAGGGAGAGCTGGTGCCCCTG gacACGGTGCTTGATATGCTGCGAGACGCCATGGTGGCCAAGGCAGATGTCTCCAAGGGGTTCCTGATTGACGGCTACCCCCGAGAGGTGAAGCAAGGCGTGGAGTTTGAGAAGAAG ATCAGCCCCCCAACGCTGCTGCTCTACGTGGATGCAGGGAAGGACACCATGGTCAAGCGTTTGTTGAAACGGGGTGAGACCAGCGGGCGGGTGGATGACAATGAGGAAACGATCAAGAAGCGCCTGGACACTTACTACAAGGCCACTGAGCCGGTCATCGCATTCTACGAGAAAAGTGGGATCGTCCGGAAG CTGAATGCAGAAGGCTCTGTGGACGACGTGTTCATACAGGTCTGCACTCATCTGGATGCCCTGAAGTAA
- the AK1 gene encoding adenylate kinase isoenzyme 1 isoform X3, which produces MQRQPPGSDTKCCCCDRQDWISRVGDQTEELLCPDLLRMATEKLKNSKIIFVVGGPGSGKGTQCEKIVQKYGYTHLSTGDLLRAEVNSGSERGKKLSAIMEKGELVPLDTVLDMLRDAMVAKADVSKGFLIDGYPREVKQGVEFEKKISPPTLLLYVDAGKDTMVKRLLKRGETSGRVDDNEETIKKRLDTYYKATEPVIAFYEKSGIVRKLNAEGSVDDVFIQVCTHLDALK; this is translated from the exons ATGCAAAGGCAGCCGCCAGGCTCCGACACCAAGTGCTGCTGCTGTGACCGGCAGGACTGGATCAGCCGGGTTGGTGACCAG ACTGAAGAGCTTCTTTGCCCAGATCTTCTCAGGATGGCAACAG AAAAACTGAAGAACAGCAAAATCATCTTTGTGGTGG GTGGGCCCGGCTCAGGGAAAGGGACCCAATGTGAGAAGATTGTCCAGAAGTATGGCTACACCCACCTGTCCACTGGTGACCTCCTGAGGGCAGAGGTCAACTCTGGCTCGGAGAGAGGCAAGAAGCTCTCTGCCATCATGGAGAAGGGAGAGCTGGTGCCCCTG gacACGGTGCTTGATATGCTGCGAGACGCCATGGTGGCCAAGGCAGATGTCTCCAAGGGGTTCCTGATTGACGGCTACCCCCGAGAGGTGAAGCAAGGCGTGGAGTTTGAGAAGAAG ATCAGCCCCCCAACGCTGCTGCTCTACGTGGATGCAGGGAAGGACACCATGGTCAAGCGTTTGTTGAAACGGGGTGAGACCAGCGGGCGGGTGGATGACAATGAGGAAACGATCAAGAAGCGCCTGGACACTTACTACAAGGCCACTGAGCCGGTCATCGCATTCTACGAGAAAAGTGGGATCGTCCGGAAG CTGAATGCAGAAGGCTCTGTGGACGACGTGTTCATACAGGTCTGCACTCATCTGGATGCCCTGAAGTAA
- the AK1 gene encoding adenylate kinase isoenzyme 1 isoform X6 → MATEKLKNSKIIFVVGGPGSGKGTQCEKIVQKYGYTHLSTGDLLRAEVNSGSERGKKLSAIMEKGELVPLDTVLDMLRDAMVAKADVSKGFLIDGYPREVKQGVEFEKKISPPTLLLYVDAGKDTMVKRLLKRGETSGRVDDNEETIKKRLDTYYKATEPVIAFYEKSGIVRKLNAEGSVDDVFIQVCTHLDALK, encoded by the exons ATGGCAACAG AAAAACTGAAGAACAGCAAAATCATCTTTGTGGTGG GTGGGCCCGGCTCAGGGAAAGGGACCCAATGTGAGAAGATTGTCCAGAAGTATGGCTACACCCACCTGTCCACTGGTGACCTCCTGAGGGCAGAGGTCAACTCTGGCTCGGAGAGAGGCAAGAAGCTCTCTGCCATCATGGAGAAGGGAGAGCTGGTGCCCCTG gacACGGTGCTTGATATGCTGCGAGACGCCATGGTGGCCAAGGCAGATGTCTCCAAGGGGTTCCTGATTGACGGCTACCCCCGAGAGGTGAAGCAAGGCGTGGAGTTTGAGAAGAAG ATCAGCCCCCCAACGCTGCTGCTCTACGTGGATGCAGGGAAGGACACCATGGTCAAGCGTTTGTTGAAACGGGGTGAGACCAGCGGGCGGGTGGATGACAATGAGGAAACGATCAAGAAGCGCCTGGACACTTACTACAAGGCCACTGAGCCGGTCATCGCATTCTACGAGAAAAGTGGGATCGTCCGGAAG CTGAATGCAGAAGGCTCTGTGGACGACGTGTTCATACAGGTCTGCACTCATCTGGATGCCCTGAAGTAA
- the AK1 gene encoding adenylate kinase isoenzyme 1 isoform X5, protein MGTECSCLAASAEKAGKEKLKNSKIIFVVGGPGSGKGTQCEKIVQKYGYTHLSTGDLLRAEVNSGSERGKKLSAIMEKGELVPLDTVLDMLRDAMVAKADVSKGFLIDGYPREVKQGVEFEKKISPPTLLLYVDAGKDTMVKRLLKRGETSGRVDDNEETIKKRLDTYYKATEPVIAFYEKSGIVRKLNAEGSVDDVFIQVCTHLDALK, encoded by the exons ATGGGGACAGAGTGCTCCTGCCTGGCTGCCTCAGCGGAAAAGGCTGGCAAAG AAAAACTGAAGAACAGCAAAATCATCTTTGTGGTGG GTGGGCCCGGCTCAGGGAAAGGGACCCAATGTGAGAAGATTGTCCAGAAGTATGGCTACACCCACCTGTCCACTGGTGACCTCCTGAGGGCAGAGGTCAACTCTGGCTCGGAGAGAGGCAAGAAGCTCTCTGCCATCATGGAGAAGGGAGAGCTGGTGCCCCTG gacACGGTGCTTGATATGCTGCGAGACGCCATGGTGGCCAAGGCAGATGTCTCCAAGGGGTTCCTGATTGACGGCTACCCCCGAGAGGTGAAGCAAGGCGTGGAGTTTGAGAAGAAG ATCAGCCCCCCAACGCTGCTGCTCTACGTGGATGCAGGGAAGGACACCATGGTCAAGCGTTTGTTGAAACGGGGTGAGACCAGCGGGCGGGTGGATGACAATGAGGAAACGATCAAGAAGCGCCTGGACACTTACTACAAGGCCACTGAGCCGGTCATCGCATTCTACGAGAAAAGTGGGATCGTCCGGAAG CTGAATGCAGAAGGCTCTGTGGACGACGTGTTCATACAGGTCTGCACTCATCTGGATGCCCTGAAGTAA